The following proteins are encoded in a genomic region of Sneathiella marina:
- the purD gene encoding phosphoribosylamine--glycine ligase: MNILVIGSGGREHALCWSLSKSPLIDTLYCAPGNGGIEGVATCVPMAVDDIPAILNFCQDNDIGFVVVGPELPLVLGLVDALSDAGIKSFGPTSAAAALEGSKGFMKDLCRDFDIPTATYARFTEATAAKEYVADSPLPVVIKADGLAAGKGVIIAQTLEVATATIDDIFDGLFGGAGAEIVIEEFMVGEEASFFVLTDGENILPLATAQDHKPVGDGDTGPNTGGMGAYSPAPVMTEEMIKATIDQIIKPTVDAMKLRNTPFKGVLYAGLMITETGPRLIEYNVRFGDPECQVLCARLDSDLLPALMATATGELPDVRLSWKQDAALTVVMAAEGYPEAYEKNTVINGLAEANGIEDVTVFHAGTKKQAEKILAVGGRVLGITATGKTIKQAQEKAYSGVTSIDWPQGFCRSDIGWRAVDRENRDQ, from the coding sequence ATGAATATACTGGTTATCGGCTCAGGAGGCCGTGAACACGCACTTTGCTGGTCTCTCAGCAAATCCCCCTTAATTGATACACTTTATTGTGCGCCCGGAAATGGCGGAATCGAAGGGGTCGCTACATGTGTGCCGATGGCGGTCGACGATATCCCGGCGATACTGAATTTCTGTCAAGACAACGATATAGGTTTCGTTGTTGTTGGGCCAGAACTACCATTGGTGCTTGGTTTGGTGGATGCGCTAAGCGACGCCGGGATCAAGTCGTTCGGCCCGACGTCAGCGGCTGCCGCTTTGGAAGGATCCAAAGGCTTCATGAAAGATCTCTGCCGAGATTTTGATATACCAACGGCAACTTATGCCAGGTTCACCGAAGCCACTGCCGCCAAGGAGTATGTTGCAGACAGCCCCCTTCCCGTTGTTATAAAAGCTGACGGATTGGCGGCTGGTAAAGGCGTGATTATTGCCCAGACCCTGGAAGTCGCAACAGCTACCATCGATGATATTTTTGACGGGCTTTTCGGCGGCGCGGGAGCGGAAATTGTTATCGAAGAATTTATGGTCGGCGAAGAAGCCAGCTTTTTTGTTCTAACAGATGGTGAAAATATTTTACCTCTCGCCACCGCGCAGGACCACAAACCGGTTGGTGATGGCGATACGGGTCCCAACACTGGTGGCATGGGCGCCTATTCGCCAGCTCCGGTGATGACGGAAGAAATGATAAAGGCAACAATTGACCAGATTATCAAGCCAACGGTTGACGCAATGAAATTGCGAAATACACCCTTTAAGGGAGTTCTCTATGCCGGTCTTATGATCACGGAAACCGGGCCTCGGTTAATCGAGTACAACGTGCGATTTGGCGACCCGGAATGCCAGGTACTTTGTGCCCGGCTGGACAGTGATTTGCTCCCTGCGCTAATGGCAACGGCAACAGGAGAGTTGCCAGATGTTAGATTGAGCTGGAAGCAGGATGCAGCCCTTACAGTAGTTATGGCAGCAGAGGGATATCCTGAAGCTTACGAGAAAAATACTGTCATCAATGGATTGGCCGAGGCCAACGGTATTGAAGATGTGACAGTCTTTCATGCAGGCACGAAAAAACAGGCTGAAAAGATACTTGCCGTCGGCGGGCGTGTGCTTGGTATCACAGCAACGGGAAAAACCATTAAACAAGCACAAGAAAAGGCGTATAGTGGTGTTACATCAATTGATTGGCCCCAAGGTTTCTGCCGATCCGATATAGGTTGGCGAGCTGTAGACCGAGAAAATCGGGACCAATAA
- the xseA gene encoding exodeoxyribonuclease VII large subunit: MSENYQSDSSNIHEYTVSELSGSLKRTVEDAFGHVRVRAEISGLKRAASGHVYLALKDDKAVLDGIMWRGTAQKLTFRPEDGLEVVCTGKLTTYPGRSKYQIVIERMEPAGVGALMALLEERKKKLGAEGLFDPERKQSLPYIPKIIGVVTSPTGAVIRDILHRLRDRFPTHVLLWPVLVQGETAAEQIAAAIRGFNALEWEQDIPRPDLIIVARGGGSLEDLWAFNEEEVVRAAAESKIPLISAVGHETDTTLIDYVSDRRAPTPTAAAEMAVPVRSDLLAYVDDLERRTKQSFNRSISQKREQLAGLARGLRDPNSYIADKSQHLDHLDNRLRQSMSNGLAVKTQKFGAAEARLRPQILERSIQGRTDLLANFDGRMSRAIMVRQERAQDNVAAVSRLLESLSFRRVLKRGYSIVWDEEGKPLSSVKSAEAGRVVTVEFEDGKADAIFGNRGTAIKKPKAGSSQSKQGQLL, translated from the coding sequence GTGTCAGAAAATTATCAAAGCGATAGCTCCAATATCCACGAGTATACGGTTTCCGAATTAAGCGGATCTCTTAAGCGCACTGTTGAAGACGCCTTCGGGCATGTCCGTGTTCGGGCTGAAATTTCCGGCTTGAAGCGCGCGGCTTCCGGCCATGTCTATCTTGCGCTCAAAGATGACAAGGCCGTTCTTGACGGAATAATGTGGCGCGGTACGGCGCAAAAACTGACTTTTCGACCGGAAGACGGCCTTGAGGTTGTTTGCACGGGCAAGCTTACAACTTATCCCGGGCGCTCCAAATATCAAATTGTAATTGAGCGTATGGAGCCCGCCGGAGTTGGTGCTTTGATGGCTCTATTGGAAGAGCGGAAAAAGAAGCTTGGCGCAGAAGGGTTGTTTGATCCGGAGCGCAAACAATCTTTACCTTATATTCCAAAAATTATCGGTGTGGTGACATCGCCAACAGGGGCGGTAATCCGAGATATTTTGCATCGACTGCGAGATCGCTTTCCGACCCATGTCCTGCTTTGGCCGGTTCTTGTACAAGGAGAGACCGCCGCAGAGCAAATTGCCGCGGCAATTCGCGGCTTTAATGCTCTTGAATGGGAGCAGGATATTCCGCGGCCTGATCTTATTATTGTGGCACGTGGTGGTGGCAGCCTTGAAGATCTTTGGGCCTTTAATGAAGAAGAAGTGGTCCGTGCAGCAGCGGAAAGTAAAATTCCCCTAATTTCAGCGGTGGGGCACGAGACGGATACCACTCTTATCGATTACGTGTCGGATCGTCGGGCGCCAACGCCAACTGCGGCGGCAGAGATGGCAGTTCCGGTACGCTCAGATCTGCTCGCTTACGTTGATGACCTGGAACGCCGGACGAAGCAAAGCTTTAACCGATCAATTTCACAAAAGCGGGAGCAGCTTGCAGGGCTGGCGCGGGGATTGCGCGACCCCAATTCTTACATCGCCGATAAATCACAGCATCTGGATCACTTGGATAACCGGTTGCGTCAATCCATGTCGAACGGTCTAGCTGTCAAAACCCAGAAATTCGGAGCGGCCGAGGCACGATTGCGGCCCCAAATTCTGGAACGAAGTATTCAAGGGCGTACCGATCTGCTCGCAAATTTTGATGGGCGCATGAGTCGGGCCATCATGGTTAGGCAGGAGCGGGCGCAGGATAACGTCGCAGCCGTTAGCCGGTTGCTGGAAAGCCTCTCATTCCGGCGGGTCCTGAAAAGAGGATACAGTATTGTGTGGGATGAGGAAGGCAAGCCGCTGTCATCGGTTAAATCCGCAGAGGCTGGCCGGGTTGTTACCGTCGAATTCGAAGATGGAAAAGCTGACGCCATATTTGGTAATCGGGGGACGGCTATTAAAAAGCCAAAAGCCGGTAGCTCTCAATCAAAACAAGGGCAGCTTTTATGA
- a CDS encoding M23 family metallopeptidase: MIRFGLLIGILIFPALAWSSPMELEGNFKQGGLIFGKTDPKANVIFEGKPVRVAKSGRFVFGFGRDFKDTATLIVELPTGEMERRVLRIEKRNYPTERLTGLPPSKVTPSEKFLKRIRKENGEIARLRAIDTEEEWYLSGWQWPAVGRVSGVYGSQRILNDIPKRPHFGLDVAAPVGTPILASTDGMVAMVEEDLFYTGGTVMIDHGHGLVSVYSHLSKLDVAPGEFVTQGTKIGEMGKTGRATGPHLDWRLNWFKERLDPELLLGPMPKN, encoded by the coding sequence ATGATCCGGTTCGGCTTACTGATCGGTATTTTGATATTTCCGGCCCTTGCCTGGTCGTCACCGATGGAGCTGGAGGGTAATTTTAAACAAGGCGGATTGATTTTTGGGAAAACAGACCCGAAAGCTAACGTCATATTTGAAGGAAAGCCTGTTCGAGTAGCTAAATCTGGACGCTTTGTCTTCGGCTTTGGCCGGGATTTTAAGGATACAGCGACACTGATCGTAGAACTTCCGACGGGCGAGATGGAGCGACGCGTTCTGAGAATTGAAAAACGCAATTATCCAACGGAACGACTCACAGGGTTGCCGCCGTCCAAAGTAACCCCGAGTGAGAAGTTTCTAAAGCGTATCCGAAAGGAAAATGGAGAAATTGCTCGATTGCGAGCCATTGACACGGAAGAGGAATGGTACCTATCCGGCTGGCAATGGCCGGCGGTGGGGCGGGTAAGCGGTGTCTATGGCAGTCAACGAATTTTAAACGATATTCCGAAACGCCCACATTTTGGTCTGGATGTAGCAGCTCCTGTCGGAACGCCAATCCTGGCCTCCACCGATGGCATGGTAGCAATGGTCGAGGAAGACCTTTTCTATACGGGCGGGACAGTCATGATAGATCACGGTCATGGCCTGGTTTCCGTTTATTCCCATTTAAGTAAGCTGGATGTCGCTCCAGGAGAGTTTGTGACGCAAGGAACCAAGATCGGAGAGATGGGGAAAACCGGCCGTGCGACAGGCCCCCATCTGGACTGGCGCCTCAACTGGTTTAAGGAGCGATTGGATCCCGAACTTCTTTTGGGCCCGATGCCCAAAAACTAA
- a CDS encoding VPLPA-CTERM sorting domain-containing protein — protein sequence MKLISAALAALLLFASPVEASTVFDLRDKGGWSNSFGFSEDGIGLSVYTGRQDGSGVTTNYYDWLYQSNGNGLGMYSSGNSKNREIDGKNANETMQFLFDTAVQLVSITFGKVDSNDDFDFYFDDGSGLTEQEDDIDIPNGGKFAFSDLWIGTLFGIGADGYDDNFTIKKIEVAAVTAIPLPTALSLFGAALLGIGYMARRRRTKV from the coding sequence ATGAAATTAATTTCCGCGGCGTTAGCCGCTCTATTACTCTTTGCCTCTCCAGTTGAGGCGTCGACCGTTTTTGATTTACGCGACAAGGGCGGATGGTCGAATAGCTTTGGTTTCAGCGAAGATGGCATCGGTCTTTCCGTCTATACCGGGCGACAGGATGGCAGCGGTGTTACCACGAATTACTATGATTGGCTGTATCAATCCAATGGTAATGGATTAGGAATGTATTCTTCGGGCAATAGTAAAAACCGGGAAATCGATGGTAAGAACGCAAACGAGACTATGCAGTTTCTTTTTGATACCGCCGTGCAGCTTGTCAGTATCACGTTCGGAAAAGTTGACAGCAATGACGACTTCGACTTTTATTTCGATGATGGCAGCGGATTGACCGAACAGGAGGACGACATCGACATTCCCAACGGTGGAAAATTCGCTTTCTCTGACCTTTGGATAGGGACCTTATTTGGCATCGGCGCCGATGGCTATGATGACAATTTTACAATCAAGAAAATCGAAGTGGCCGCTGTTACTGCTATTCCTCTTCCAACTGCTTTATCGCTCTTTGGTGCGGCACTGCTCGGCATAGGATATATGGCACGCCGCCGCCGGACGAAAGTCTAA
- a CDS encoding PEP-CTERM sorting domain-containing protein (PEP-CTERM proteins occur, often in large numbers, in the proteomes of bacteria that also encode an exosortase, a predicted intramembrane cysteine proteinase. The presence of a PEP-CTERM domain at a protein's C-terminus predicts cleavage within the sorting domain, followed by covalent anchoring to some some component of the (usually Gram-negative) cell surface. Many PEP-CTERM proteins exhibit an unusual sequence composition that includes large numbers of potential glycosylation sites. Expression of one such protein has been shown restore the ability of a bacterium to form floc, a type of biofilm.): MKSLLAAAAFVAVALTTSIASAASLGIVGGNNFVLNSGFDLNATTGLSAGDTVKRWTRNNEAGGGILTGAPTTLKFTYLGSEAAHFNSFVDTSSGHDVLFDNENSSVYDMATSWVTSDGLLGFEFETEYRVCFFIFCKDVKKEAENDGDIDRGLSIALFQDTDGSLIALFGDGSGDSDMDDMAVRISVVPVPAALPLFGAALLGMGFLARRRKQKAALQA; encoded by the coding sequence ATGAAAAGTCTATTGGCGGCCGCTGCTTTTGTAGCCGTGGCTTTAACTACTTCCATAGCAAGTGCTGCTTCACTTGGTATTGTTGGCGGCAATAATTTCGTCCTTAACAGTGGCTTTGATCTTAACGCTACAACCGGTCTTTCAGCCGGTGACACTGTAAAGAGATGGACAAGAAATAACGAAGCCGGTGGCGGAATATTAACCGGTGCGCCAACCACTCTCAAGTTTACTTATCTTGGCAGTGAAGCGGCACATTTTAATTCCTTCGTCGACACTTCTAGTGGGCATGATGTCCTCTTTGATAACGAAAACTCCAGTGTTTATGATATGGCGACATCATGGGTTACAAGTGACGGCTTGCTTGGCTTCGAATTTGAAACTGAGTACAGAGTTTGTTTCTTTATCTTCTGCAAGGACGTTAAAAAAGAAGCAGAAAATGATGGTGACATCGATAGAGGTCTTTCAATAGCTCTCTTCCAGGATACAGACGGTTCATTGATCGCTTTGTTTGGGGATGGCTCTGGTGACTCTGATATGGATGACATGGCTGTTCGAATTTCAGTCGTTCCAGTTCCTGCCGCGTTGCCGCTCTTCGGTGCAGCACTTCTTGGCATGGGCTTTCTGGCACGTCGTCGGAAACAGAAAGCTGCTCTGCAAGCTTAA
- a CDS encoding 3'(2'),5'-bisphosphate nucleotidase CysQ, whose protein sequence is MTADFTKDHSLVAGAVREAGDIARRYYDGNVESWEKKPGDPVSEADLAIDSFLKERLMTARQDYGWLSEETADDPSRLNKHRVWVVDPIDGTRSFIAKKPEFTICAALVENGLPILGIVYNPILEEFYEAETGKGAFLNQEPITCSSRFDLDGATLLTSRKAFEWHGWIDDVPDATFSHVNSIAYRMVKVASRHVDASLSFAAKSDWDIAAADIILSEAGGISTTTSGEPHLYNREKVVHRNVISCGKSLHPLLMEMLTSYGNEKKS, encoded by the coding sequence GTGACAGCTGATTTCACAAAAGATCACTCGCTTGTCGCCGGAGCGGTACGCGAGGCAGGTGATATTGCCCGTCGCTATTATGACGGCAATGTCGAAAGCTGGGAAAAGAAACCGGGGGATCCTGTAAGCGAGGCTGATCTCGCCATTGACAGTTTTTTGAAAGAACGCCTTATGACCGCCCGACAGGACTACGGCTGGTTATCTGAGGAAACGGCAGATGATCCTTCGAGACTCAATAAACATCGGGTATGGGTCGTTGATCCGATAGATGGCACCCGCTCCTTTATCGCGAAGAAACCCGAATTCACTATCTGCGCCGCACTGGTGGAGAATGGCCTGCCGATCCTTGGTATCGTCTATAATCCCATCCTCGAGGAATTCTATGAAGCAGAAACTGGGAAAGGCGCCTTTTTGAACCAGGAACCTATTACCTGCAGCTCTCGCTTCGATCTGGACGGGGCAACCTTGTTGACAAGCCGCAAAGCGTTTGAATGGCATGGCTGGATTGACGACGTTCCCGACGCCACCTTCAGCCATGTAAACTCCATTGCCTATCGCATGGTAAAAGTGGCCTCCCGGCATGTGGACGCCTCCCTGTCTTTTGCCGCGAAAAGCGACTGGGATATTGCAGCGGCGGATATTATCCTGTCCGAGGCGGGCGGAATATCCACAACGACCTCAGGGGAACCACATCTATATAACCGGGAGAAAGTCGTTCATCGTAATGTCATTTCCTGCGGTAAATCCCTACACCCGCTCCTGATGGAAATGCTAACCAGTTACGGCAACGAAAAGAAAAGTTGA
- a CDS encoding TldD/PmbA family protein produces the protein MSTQYTNEQSSLVILDDLISLARKKGAEAADAVRIQGASTSVTVRLGETEEIERSEAHDLGLRVLIGKQQAFVSSNDTNPDVLEELVDRALAMARNMPEDEFCGLAEKSLLAVEFPELDLYDDTELSAEAIVGMAKEAEDTALAVDGVTNSEGGGGSFGHASIALATSDGFRGAYSSSSFSVSASVIAGEGLGMERDYDYDSQRHFTELKSPAEIGRRAGERVVKLLNPRKMPSGQVPVIYGDRVSGSILSHFAGAISGSSIARGTSFLKEEMGNKIFADGINVIDDPHRLRGPSSKPFDGEGVANARLDLVEDGILQCWILNSASAQQLDLTSNGRASRGTASPPGASTTNLYMEAGDVSVSDLIKDIKSGLYITSLIGFGINGVTGDYSRGASGFWIENGEILFPVSELTVAGNLKQMFLNLTAADDLEFRHGTNAPTLRIDGMMVAGT, from the coding sequence ATGTCCACTCAATACACAAATGAGCAATCCTCGCTCGTCATTCTCGACGACCTTATTTCATTGGCCCGAAAAAAGGGCGCCGAAGCGGCTGATGCAGTCCGCATTCAGGGAGCTTCGACCAGCGTCACTGTACGGTTGGGTGAAACCGAAGAAATAGAGCGCTCTGAAGCTCATGATCTTGGACTACGGGTTCTGATTGGCAAACAGCAGGCCTTTGTCTCATCAAACGACACCAATCCTGACGTGCTGGAAGAATTGGTCGACCGGGCACTGGCCATGGCCCGGAATATGCCGGAAGATGAGTTTTGCGGCCTTGCTGAAAAGAGCCTTCTAGCTGTCGAGTTTCCGGAACTGGACCTCTATGATGATACTGAACTTAGTGCCGAAGCCATTGTTGGAATGGCAAAAGAAGCTGAGGACACGGCTCTTGCTGTCGATGGGGTGACTAACTCAGAAGGCGGTGGTGGATCTTTTGGACATGCGTCGATCGCACTCGCGACTTCAGATGGGTTTCGCGGCGCCTATTCCTCATCCAGCTTTTCCGTCAGTGCGTCTGTCATCGCTGGTGAAGGCCTCGGTATGGAGCGGGATTATGATTATGACAGTCAGCGGCATTTCACAGAGCTTAAATCTCCCGCAGAAATTGGTCGGCGCGCCGGAGAACGAGTGGTAAAACTCTTAAATCCGCGAAAAATGCCAAGCGGTCAGGTTCCTGTGATTTATGGCGACCGTGTTTCAGGCAGTATTCTGAGTCATTTCGCTGGGGCTATTTCAGGATCCTCCATCGCCCGAGGTACCAGCTTTTTAAAAGAAGAGATGGGTAACAAAATTTTCGCCGACGGGATCAATGTAATAGACGATCCACATCGCTTGCGCGGACCGTCCTCGAAACCATTCGACGGTGAGGGTGTCGCTAATGCACGGCTTGACTTAGTAGAAGATGGTATCCTTCAATGCTGGATACTTAATTCGGCATCCGCCCAGCAACTTGATTTAACAAGTAATGGACGGGCTTCCCGGGGAACCGCATCTCCCCCCGGAGCTTCAACGACCAATCTCTATATGGAAGCAGGAGATGTCTCGGTATCGGATTTGATCAAGGACATCAAATCCGGCCTTTATATTACAAGCCTTATTGGATTTGGTATCAATGGAGTCACCGGTGATTACAGCCGGGGTGCGTCGGGCTTCTGGATAGAAAATGGTGAAATTCTTTTCCCGGTTTCAGAACTAACGGTCGCGGGAAATCTAAAGCAGATGTTTTTGAACCTGACGGCTGCGGATGACCTTGAGTTTCGTCATGGCACCAACGCCCCAACACTCCGTATCGACGGCATGATGGTTGCTGGAACGTGA
- a CDS encoding sulfite exporter TauE/SafE family protein, translating into MTFISDPVFYLIAIPAVVMIGISKGGFAGSLGILGVPLMALIIPPLQAAAIILPILCFMDIFGLLAYRKRADWRNLWYLVPGAIVGIFIGFLLFNHLSPSFIKILLGAICIVFTLNHYLRKKPADYKTKANFYKGSFWGSISGFTSFVSHAGGPPLQFYMLPQKIDKTLFVGTSVWFFFIINYAKLVPYGLLGQFSTENLGTSLALAPLAPFGIWLGIKLHKIIPEVIFYRIAYLLVLVTGGKLLWDGINGTFGVF; encoded by the coding sequence ATGACCTTTATTTCAGACCCCGTATTTTATCTAATCGCCATACCGGCGGTTGTAATGATTGGAATTTCGAAAGGAGGGTTTGCCGGCTCCTTAGGTATTCTGGGTGTCCCCCTAATGGCTCTGATCATTCCCCCCCTGCAGGCCGCCGCTATTATTCTACCTATTTTGTGCTTTATGGATATCTTTGGATTACTTGCCTATCGCAAAAGAGCGGATTGGCGCAACCTCTGGTACCTTGTTCCAGGAGCTATTGTAGGAATTTTCATTGGGTTTTTACTCTTCAATCACCTGAGCCCAAGTTTTATAAAAATTTTACTGGGCGCTATCTGTATTGTTTTTACGCTCAATCACTATTTAAGAAAAAAACCGGCAGATTATAAAACGAAAGCGAATTTTTATAAGGGATCCTTTTGGGGTTCAATTTCAGGATTCACCAGCTTTGTATCTCATGCTGGCGGCCCACCACTTCAGTTCTATATGCTCCCTCAGAAGATCGATAAAACGCTTTTCGTCGGCACATCTGTCTGGTTCTTTTTCATTATCAATTACGCGAAGCTCGTCCCCTATGGTCTTCTCGGTCAGTTTTCGACTGAAAATCTTGGGACCTCACTGGCCTTAGCACCATTAGCGCCATTTGGAATCTGGTTGGGAATAAAGCTGCACAAAATAATTCCTGAGGTCATCTTCTATAGAATTGCCTATTTATTGGTGCTTGTTACCGGTGGAAAATTACTGTGGGATGGAATAAACGGAACTTTTGGCGTTTTCTGA
- a CDS encoding carbonic anhydrase, which produces MSRLIVAFILTASISLMVMSSYAAESVWSYKGANGPEKWSRLGPDFHACAGNQQSPVAIQSSKAFAANVPEVFLELEQFKPTVTNDGHMVSIEPLGTGGSLLYGGKTYKFGEIRLHHGSGHIVDGRQFPLEARFVHASDEGELFILGVLFLEGPANSTLQSILDNTPSSKGQKTGNQIIDPMQMIPVDNRFFRYKGSLTMPPCTENVTWHLYKQSLTASKDQIAALSRIYENNHRPVQPLNRRYILQEK; this is translated from the coding sequence ATGTCACGATTGATCGTTGCCTTTATTCTTACCGCGAGCATCAGCCTGATGGTTATGTCCAGTTATGCTGCGGAAAGCGTTTGGTCGTATAAAGGAGCCAACGGACCGGAGAAATGGTCGAGGCTCGGGCCAGATTTCCATGCCTGTGCAGGTAACCAACAGTCTCCTGTCGCGATACAATCTTCTAAAGCTTTCGCAGCAAATGTACCGGAGGTGTTTCTGGAGTTGGAGCAATTCAAACCAACAGTCACCAATGACGGTCATATGGTTTCTATCGAGCCACTGGGTACTGGTGGCAGTCTGCTCTATGGTGGCAAGACATATAAATTTGGAGAAATTCGTCTTCATCACGGGAGTGGCCACATTGTTGATGGCCGTCAATTCCCCCTAGAGGCGCGTTTTGTACATGCATCGGATGAGGGCGAGCTCTTTATTCTAGGTGTGCTGTTTCTTGAAGGGCCCGCCAATAGCACGTTGCAATCCATATTGGATAATACGCCGTCTTCGAAAGGTCAGAAAACAGGAAACCAGATTATCGATCCGATGCAAATGATCCCAGTTGATAACCGGTTCTTCCGCTACAAAGGGTCGCTGACCATGCCGCCCTGTACAGAAAATGTAACCTGGCATCTGTACAAGCAAAGCCTGACCGCCTCTAAAGATCAGATCGCCGCGTTGAGCAGGATTTATGAAAATAATCACCGGCCTGTGCAGCCACTCAATCGCCGATATATATTGCAGGAAAAATGA
- a CDS encoding UbiD family decarboxylase codes for MSYGSLRDFMAQLEATGKLVRVTEPVSTYLEMTEIQTRLLAEDGPAVLFENPVTETGEKNTMPVLANLFGTVDRVAMGMNREPEQLREVGETLAFLRQPEPPEGLREALGMLPVLKTVMTMRPKTVKSAPCQEVVLTGDEIDLDILPIQTCWPGEPAPLITWPLVVTKGPGSSKSDDFNLGIYRMQKLSKNQTIMRWLKHRGGAQHHARWGQEKTDPLPVAVVIGADPGTILAAVTPIPDNLSEYQFAGLLRGEKVELVDCKTIPLKVPASAEIILEGHVSLDDYRDEGPYGDHTGYYNSVETFPVFTITAITMRKQPIYLTTFTGRPPDEPSVLGEALNELFIPLIQQQFPEIVDFWLPPEGCSYRIAVISMKKAYPGHAKRVMMGAWSYLRQFMYTKFLIIVDDDINARDWKDVMWAMSTRMDPVRDITTVENTPIDYLDFASPESGLGGKIGLDATNKLAPETSREWGEKIRMDDAVINKVDDLWEKLGLPGSGKNIWK; via the coding sequence ATGTCTTATGGGTCACTCCGCGATTTTATGGCACAACTGGAAGCCACAGGCAAACTTGTCCGGGTTACGGAACCGGTATCAACTTATCTCGAGATGACAGAGATCCAAACCCGTCTGCTGGCGGAAGACGGTCCGGCAGTGCTGTTCGAGAATCCTGTGACAGAGACCGGTGAAAAAAATACCATGCCCGTTCTCGCCAACCTGTTCGGAACCGTTGACCGAGTTGCCATGGGAATGAACCGTGAGCCTGAGCAATTGCGGGAAGTCGGCGAGACCTTGGCGTTTTTGCGTCAACCCGAGCCGCCGGAAGGTTTACGCGAAGCCTTGGGCATGTTGCCGGTTTTAAAAACGGTGATGACCATGCGCCCGAAAACGGTCAAATCCGCCCCTTGCCAGGAAGTTGTTCTGACAGGGGACGAAATTGACCTCGATATATTGCCAATCCAGACGTGCTGGCCCGGTGAACCGGCGCCATTGATCACCTGGCCACTCGTTGTGACTAAAGGTCCTGGCTCCAGTAAATCAGATGACTTCAACCTCGGTATCTACCGAATGCAGAAGCTTTCAAAAAATCAAACCATAATGCGTTGGCTAAAGCATAGGGGCGGCGCCCAGCATCATGCGCGTTGGGGACAGGAAAAAACTGACCCCCTCCCCGTTGCGGTCGTTATTGGCGCTGATCCCGGTACAATCCTTGCCGCGGTAACACCTATCCCCGACAACCTGTCCGAATATCAGTTTGCCGGCTTGTTACGGGGAGAAAAAGTGGAATTGGTTGATTGCAAAACCATTCCTCTCAAAGTCCCGGCAAGTGCTGAAATTATCCTCGAAGGCCATGTGTCCTTGGATGACTATCGGGATGAGGGCCCGTATGGTGATCATACGGGATATTATAATTCGGTCGAAACCTTTCCGGTTTTCACCATCACGGCTATTACCATGCGGAAGCAGCCCATATACCTAACCACCTTTACCGGCCGCCCGCCGGATGAGCCCAGCGTATTGGGCGAAGCATTAAACGAGCTTTTTATTCCCCTCATCCAACAGCAATTTCCAGAAATCGTTGATTTCTGGTTGCCGCCGGAAGGTTGTAGTTATCGGATCGCCGTTATCTCAATGAAAAAAGCCTATCCCGGTCATGCTAAACGGGTGATGATGGGTGCCTGGTCCTACTTACGACAATTCATGTACACTAAGTTTTTGATTATTGTTGATGACGATATCAATGCACGGGACTGGAAAGATGTCATGTGGGCCATGTCCACGCGCATGGATCCGGTTCGTGATATTACCACCGTCGAGAACACCCCTATCGACTATCTGGACTTCGCATCGCCGGAATCTGGTCTAGGCGGCAAAATCGGACTGGATGCTACAAATAAACTTGCACCGGAAACATCGCGGGAATGGGGCGAAAAGATCCGTATGGACGATGCGGTTATTAACAAAGTTGATGACCTTTGGGAAAAACTTGGGCTGCCCGGCAGCGGCAAAAACATCTGGAAATAA